From Mesobacillus boroniphilus, the proteins below share one genomic window:
- a CDS encoding YgaP family membrane protein: MNVRPNIGIINALVRITIGLTVLAWSTSKMVKRPWRDSYIFMAMLGAMKVGEGIVRYCPLTAAYEKGQGMMEQQNAENGDSEGWIPYNPS; the protein is encoded by the coding sequence GTACGCCCGAATATCGGAATCATCAATGCACTTGTAAGAATTACAATTGGCTTGACCGTCCTTGCCTGGTCAACCTCGAAAATGGTAAAACGCCCTTGGAGAGATTCCTACATTTTCATGGCGATGCTTGGCGCGATGAAAGTCGGAGAAGGGATTGTCCGCTATTGCCCGTTGACTGCTGCCTATGAAAAGGGCCAGGGTATGATGGAACAGCAGAATGCCGAAAATGGTGATTCTGAAGGATGGATCCCTTATAACCCAAGTTAA
- a CDS encoding EYxxD motif small membrane protein, translating to MFWEYIMDVSFVWIALIGSIIALLLVYMKGSNKRRAR from the coding sequence ATGTTCTGGGAATATATCATGGACGTCAGCTTCGTCTGGATCGCGTTGATTGGCAGCATCATCGCCCTGCTGCTCGTTTATATGAAAGGCTCTAACAAGAGACGTGCCCGATAG